Proteins from a single region of Stutzerimonas stutzeri:
- a CDS encoding 3-hydroxyacyl-CoA dehydrogenase NAD-binding domain-containing protein, with protein MTDVVRLEVQGEIALITVNNPPVNALGQVVREGLLNAFQRAEADQQVRAVALVCEGNTFIAGADIKEFGKPPQAPSLPEVIEVIEGCNKPSVAVIHGTALGGGLEVALGCHYRIARKDAKVGLPEVKLGLLPGAGGTQRLPRLAGVEKALDMIVSGTPIGAAEAVEHHIVDELFEGDLREAGLAYARRMVGEGRAPRRTGEQTRGIEGADNEALIRAKHAEVAKRMPGLFSPLRCIAAVEAATKLPLAEGLKRERELFAECLNSPQRGALVHSFFAERQAGKINDLSAAVKPRSINTAAVIGGGTMGVGIALSFANAGVPVKLLEINEQALQRGLQRTRETYAASVKRGSLTEDAMEQRLALITGVTDYAVLADADVVVEAVFEEMGVKQQVFEQLDAVCKPGAILASNTSSLDLNAIAAFTKRPEDVVGLHFFSPANVMRLLEVVRGEKTSDEVLATAMAIGKQLKKVSVVVGVCDGFVGNRMVFQYGREAEFLLEEGATPQQVDAALRNFGMAMGPFAMRDLSGLDIGQAIRKRQRATLPAHLDFPTVSDNLCAAGMLGQKTGAGYYRYEPGNRTAQENPDLAPMLEAASQEKGIERQTLDEQYIVERCIFALVNEGAKILEEGIAQRSSDIDVIYLNGYGFPAFRGGPMFYADSVGLDWVLARVKELHARCGDWWKPAPLLEKLAAEGRTFTEWQAGQ; from the coding sequence ATGACAGATGTCGTACGGCTCGAAGTTCAGGGCGAGATCGCGCTGATCACGGTCAACAATCCACCGGTCAACGCCCTCGGCCAAGTGGTACGTGAAGGCTTGCTGAACGCCTTTCAGCGCGCCGAAGCGGACCAGCAGGTCCGTGCCGTGGCATTGGTGTGCGAGGGCAATACCTTTATTGCCGGCGCGGACATAAAGGAGTTCGGCAAGCCGCCGCAGGCGCCGAGCCTGCCCGAGGTGATCGAGGTCATCGAAGGCTGCAACAAGCCGAGCGTTGCAGTCATTCATGGCACCGCACTCGGTGGCGGGCTGGAAGTTGCGCTGGGTTGTCATTACCGCATTGCCCGCAAGGACGCCAAGGTCGGCCTGCCCGAAGTGAAGTTGGGTCTGTTACCCGGTGCCGGTGGTACCCAGCGATTGCCGCGTTTGGCAGGCGTCGAGAAGGCGCTGGACATGATTGTCAGCGGCACACCCATCGGTGCGGCGGAGGCGGTCGAGCACCACATCGTCGACGAGCTGTTCGAGGGTGATCTGCGCGAGGCCGGCCTCGCCTATGCCCGTCGTATGGTCGGTGAAGGCCGCGCCCCGCGACGCACCGGCGAGCAGACCAGAGGCATTGAGGGCGCCGACAACGAGGCGCTGATCCGCGCCAAGCACGCAGAAGTCGCCAAGCGCATGCCTGGACTGTTCTCGCCGCTGCGTTGCATCGCGGCGGTCGAGGCGGCGACGAAGCTGCCGTTGGCCGAAGGCCTCAAGCGCGAGCGTGAGTTGTTTGCCGAATGCCTGAACTCGCCTCAGCGTGGTGCTCTGGTTCATTCGTTCTTCGCCGAACGCCAGGCCGGCAAGATCAACGATCTCTCCGCAGCGGTGAAACCCCGCTCGATCAACACGGCTGCGGTGATCGGCGGCGGCACCATGGGAGTCGGTATCGCGCTGAGCTTCGCCAATGCCGGGGTGCCGGTGAAGCTGCTGGAAATCAATGAGCAAGCCCTGCAACGCGGCCTGCAGCGCACCCGTGAAACCTACGCGGCGAGCGTCAAACGCGGCAGTCTGACCGAGGATGCGATGGAGCAGCGCCTCGCGCTGATCACCGGCGTCACCGACTACGCCGTCCTGGCCGATGCCGACGTGGTGGTCGAGGCGGTGTTCGAGGAGATGGGTGTCAAGCAGCAGGTCTTCGAGCAACTGGACGCCGTGTGCAAGCCGGGCGCGATTCTCGCCTCCAATACGTCGTCACTCGATCTGAACGCCATCGCCGCCTTCACCAAACGTCCCGAGGACGTGGTCGGCCTGCATTTCTTCAGCCCGGCCAACGTCATGCGCCTGCTGGAAGTGGTGCGCGGCGAGAAGACCAGCGATGAAGTGCTCGCCACCGCCATGGCGATCGGCAAGCAGCTGAAGAAGGTCTCGGTGGTGGTCGGCGTCTGCGACGGCTTCGTCGGCAACCGCATGGTCTTCCAGTACGGGCGGGAGGCGGAATTCCTGTTGGAGGAGGGCGCCACGCCGCAGCAGGTCGACGCTGCGCTTCGCAACTTCGGTATGGCCATGGGACCGTTTGCCATGCGCGACTTGTCTGGTCTCGACATCGGCCAGGCGATCCGCAAGCGCCAGCGCGCGACGTTGCCGGCGCACCTGGATTTCCCCACCGTCTCGGACAATCTCTGCGCCGCCGGCATGCTCGGGCAGAAGACCGGCGCCGGCTACTACCGCTACGAGCCCGGCAACCGCACCGCGCAGGAGAACCCCGACCTTGCGCCCATGCTGGAAGCAGCATCGCAAGAGAAAGGCATCGAGCGGCAGACGCTGGACGAGCAGTACATCGTCGAGCGCTGCATCTTCGCGCTGGTCAACGAGGGCGCGAAGATTCTCGAAGAGGGTATCGCCCAGCGTTCCAGCGATATCGACGTCATCTACCTGAACGGCTACGGCTTCCCGGCCTTCCGTGGTGGCCCGATGTTCTATGCCGACAGCGTCGGCCTGGACTGGGTGCTGGCGCGGGTCAAGG